The Bdellovibrionales bacterium genome segment TGGTGGGAGCATGGGCCTTTTACAATTGGGAATATTTGGGCTTTGTAATTCCTGGATTTATTTCCTTTGGTCTTTTTGCTAAATCCCTCCGAAGGTTTCGAGTTCTTGAGCCAAAAAAGGAAAATTCCTGAAGGCCATCTAAATGAATCGGGTGGCCTTCAGGTCTATCAAAACGGAAAAATAAAAAGCAAAAATCAAAATAAAGATTCGGCGAACCCTTACTTTGAAACCACGACCGCAAAAGGCTGCTTCCCGTTTCGCCCCTTTGGAATGTTTGTACCAACAACTTTGATTGTCAGCTCTCCCGCCGCTGCCTGATCGAGTATCAGCTGCTCGATATTATCAGTGGAATTTTTAGAAACCAGCGTCGTTGGGAGAGAACCTTGTCCCAAGGGGGGGAACTGCCCGACCGCAGGAGGAGGTCCTATCTCGACTTCGAGATCTAAATTGTTGACCAAGGCCTTCGCCGCATTCGGAGCGCCAGGAGCATCCGTGTACACTAAAGTCACTTTCACTTTTCCTGCAGAGACTTTAACTTTTTCGGTAAAGATCTCTCCTGTACCAAGTCCCTGATTTTGATCAATCAAGGCATAATAGGACTCCAAAATTTTTGGTGTTGTCGCCCGTTCAATATTGACGCGTCCGTAGCCCTCATGATTGTTTGGCGCTGATTTTGGAAGTTCTTGGCTGGGCCCAATGCCATATTGTCCAGGATACATGTCATCTGCGGTCGCAATTAAGATGCCCTTCATTAAAGCAGCACTGGGATTTGCGTTTCCCCATTCCTGACTGAGATATTGGCGAAGAACAGCGGCGGCTCCAGCTACAAGCGGAGTCGACATCGAAGTTCCACCGGAATAGCAGTAACTTGGATTGTAATTGCCCCAGAGTGGGCTCGCTCCTTTGACTGTCGAGCAAGTGCTCACAACATTGGTCCCCGGCGCCACGACATCAGGCTTGATTCGTCCGTCAAGACAAGGTCCTCGAGAGGAAAACGCGGCCATGCCGTCAGCATTATTTGAGAGAGTATCATTCTTGAGAGGCTCTACTCCCCAGGGCTCCCCTCCCATTAGTTCTCCAAGTTTGCGTTGTATTCCACCTTGTGCAATAAGATTCTCGGAGGCTCCAATGGTCAGCACATTCTTGGCAGATCCAGGAGAGGCCATTGAATTTTCATCCACTCGTCCATCTTTGCTTCGGTCCACCCCATTGTTGCCTGCAGCAAAAAGAACAAGCATGTCGGGATTAGCCCAAATAAATTCGTCGGCCTGGAAAGCATATGAATCATAGGCCCCTGCAATTTGCCCCCCTCCCCACGAATTTGTGTGAATCCGAGCCCCGTCCGAGTAAACAGAGGCAAATAGCTTATTGAGTTTTGCTGGCACCGTCAGATTGTTGATAATCGGAGACCACATTCCCTCGGGGATCATCTCTGCAGCAAAAGCGCCTCCTCGAATACGACCACCTGATGTGGCTCCGTTGCTCATCACCGATCCGGCCACGTGAGTTCCGTGACCCATCGCATCGGACCAGTTGGAGGCACCGATTCCATAGCTGTATCCCTTCTTCACTTGTCCTTGAAATTCGCCGATCACTGACGGGATATCGCCGCTATCAAGACCCGTATCAGCCATTGCCACTTGCTGACCACGTCCATCAAATCCGCGTTTCCAAGCCTCTTCAAATCCCATAATTTTTGTACCGGACTCAAATCCAGTAAGATCAGTGTAATCTCCCGCTTGGGGGTTGATCTCAAAACCGCCAAAGGAAGAATTCTCTGGAAAATTCATGTACTGCAATCTCATTTGCGAAAAGGCCTGTATCCAAATTACCTCATCCATGCGAGCCAGCTGATCAATTTGGCTCAGTTCAATTTTTAAATAATAGGCATTGCCCTCACCGTCCAAAATTTCTGCTCCATCAAGTCCTTTCAGATGATCTCGAAATTCTTGTTCCTGGCTGTCCTGATTTAACTGGACCATCACGATGGCTTGGTTTTTCCGATTGAAAACGCTGACCCGTGGTAGGTCCGCACTTTTTTTCCACATTGGCATCATGGGAAGAACAGCTTGTATTTCAGGTCTCAAACTCAATTCTAGGATCCTGTCAGGTGATCCTTCAACAACATAGGCGTCATCGGGAATATAATTATAAATCTTGAGGCCATTGTCCTGAAGCATCTTCCTATCTTGATCGCGAATGATTTGCTTAAACTGAATCACATGCAATCGCGTCTGCACTTCCTGATTGTGGTTCGCTTCCAACCTCAGTGCTCCTAAGATTTCTTTGTCGACTGTTGGAATCTCTCCCCTCTGAAACTTCAGTACCTGCCCAGCAAGACCAAATTGACTCCACGCCAATAGGCTTGCGGTAACTATCATCCTTGAAACCATATTCCCCTCCGGTAGGTTTACATTTATGCACCGAAGAAAAGTCAATCATGGTACTGATGAGATAAAAAGGAAAATTGTTAATATTTCATTTGATTCCATTCAAATTGTGAAACATTGGATAATATTATTATATCTATAAGAGTTTCTTCCGCGAGAGATCGTTACAGATCTCAACCCCACAAATTTGATTGCTTCAATTTCAATTGCCTCTGAAGCTTTTGATGCTCGGGTTTCTTTAGGTCCGGATCAATTTCAATGAGCTTTACGGCCGCAGCTCTTGCCTTTTCAAGGGTTCCAAAATCGCGCACGAGGTCAGCTATCTTAAAACCCAAAAGACCCGACTGACGAGTTCCCAAAAATTCTCCGGGTCCACGCAGTTCCAGATCGGCTTCAGCAATTTTAAAACCATCGCCACTTCTTTCCATAATTTCAACACGCCGACGAGCTTCATCAGAAACGGCTGAGCCCAAAACTAAAATGCAATAACTCTTGTATTCGCCTCTTCCCACTCGACCTCGCAGCTGGTGAAGCTGAGATAAGCCAAATCTCTCAGCGTGCTCAATGATCATGATATTGGCGTTGGGAACATCCACTCCCACTTCTATCACTGTTGTCGCAACCAAAACCTGAATTCGTCCTTCACGAAACTCCTGCATCGTTTGATCTTTTTCGACAGATTTCATTTTTCCATGCAAAAGGCCAAATGAAAATTGAGGAAATTTGGTCCTTAATTTCTCAAACTCTGCTGTTGCATTTTTTAGATCAATTTTTTCGCTTTCCTCGACCAGGGGGTAGACAACGTAGGCCTGACGACCCTGGTTCACTTGCTTTTCGAGAAATTCCCAAATCAAATTTCTCTTGGCTTCATGAGTCACTCGGGTCAAGATCGACTGTCGACCGAGAGGCAACTCATCGATAACTGAAATATCCAAATCCCCATACAAAGTCATAGCAAGCGATCGAGGAATCGGCGTTGCCGTCATCAAAAGAAAATGAGGTGAAATGCCTTTTTCCTTTAATGTCACTCTTTGCTCCACCCCAAACCGGTGCTGTTCATCCACAATGACCAATCCGAGCTGTTTGAACTGTACGCTAGACTGAAGCAGAGCCTGTGTTCCAATGACAATATCAATTTCGCCAGAAGCCAATTTATTATAAATCTCCTTTTTCGTGGGCTCTTTCACTTGGCTCGTGAGGAGAGTGACTTTCCCTCCTAATCCGAAGGGCTCTAATTTCTTCTGCCAATTCTGAAAGTGCTGTGTCGCGAGAATTTCGGTGGGTACCATGAGACAAGTTTGATATCCCGAGTCAGCGACTTGGGCTGCCGCGAGTAAAGCCACTATTGTTTTCCCACATCCCACATCTCCCTGGACCAAGCGATGCATCGGGTGCTGCTTCTGCAAATCTGTCACAATTTCGGTGAAAGCACGAATTTGAGCGGATGTGAGCTGAAATGCCAATCCCTCTCTGATGCTGTCAACTAGACTTGAATGAGACTTCACTTGAAAGGCTTTCTCTCTTCCAAGCTCTGCTCGCCTCATCACAAGTAAAAGTTCCATCCAAAAAAAATCTTCAAATATCATTCGTTGCTGCGCTGGAGATTTGAAGGACAGAAACAGATCTGCCGCATTCTTCGGCGGTTGATGAATTTCGCGCAGGGCATGAGGCCATTCCAACAGTTGAAAATCTCGGTACATCCAGGTCGGCAAAGAATCCTCAAGAGAAGAAGAATCAAGAGCCGTAGAAATTATTTTCCGAATTTTCGAGGGACTGAGTCCCTCCGTTTCAGTATAGATTGGAACCAAAGAATCAGTCTCTTCGATTCCAACTTGGGCGTGATGTATTTCGGGATGAAGAAATTCCATCCGTCCGCGATAGTCGCTGACCTTTCCAATAATTCGAATTTTGTCATAGGTCTGGAATTTATCAAAAAATCCTTTGTGGGGAATCCGAAAGAACTTACAGGAAACTCGACCCGTTTGATCTTTCACCATCATCTCAAACATTCTTTTCCCGGTTCGTCCAAGAGCAGAGGAGCGCAGACTGACCACTTCGGCAACCAGACTAACGACCTGTTCTGCCTTTAGGCTGGCAATATTGCGAATTGCCCGATGATCTTCGTAAGCTCTTGGAAACCATTCCAACAAATCACCGACTGTATTGATTCCTCGCCGAGATAAAATCCCACCAAGCTTAGGGCCAACCCCTTTGATGTATTGAACTGATGTGTCAATTGTTAAGGACATGAGCCTCCAACTTATTCATTGTGAATGAACTGTCAATAAAGTTAGTGGACAGTCTGAAATTCCGTGGCAAACTAAAATCATGAGTGATCAAGCCTACATGAAGATCAGGATGGCGTCGATTCATCCGTCTCATCCGCTTCCCTTCGATGTGTATGTGTGCATCAATGGACGTTATGTTCACTATCTAAGAAGTGGCGATACGATCACCGCAGCAAAAATCGATAGTCTTGAAAAAAAGGCACCTGATTCCTTTTTTCTTCGAATCGAAGACCGCCAGCCATATAAGGCCTATATCCACCAGCAACTGAGCAGTGACAAAATCCACGGCAAAGACAAAGCCCTTATCCTTCGGGAAAGTTCTTTTTCTCTTGTTGAAGAACTCTTTGAGAGTCCCAATGTTGCAAGAGCACTTCAGGAATCAAGGGGCATCATCGACCAATTCGTGTCATTTATCGATGCTGAACCTGAAGCAGTCTCCTATCTGATTGGCCTTTCAAGTCATGATTTCTATACTTACACTCATTCGCTTGATGTTTCTATCTACAGCCTTGGACTCGGACAATCGGCCTCCTATCAGGGAGAGGAACTCAAAGAGCTGGGTTTGGGCGCGCTCTTTCATGATATAGGCAAACGCCATGTGAACGTCGACATCATCACAAAGACAGGTCCTCTAGATGAGTCCGAGTGGGCCGAAATGCAGCGTCACCCAACCTATGGCCTCAAGATATTGACCGAACAAAAGGGCTCAACAAACCTCAAGGCCTGTTGCTTTGAACATCATGAGTCTTTTCTCGGAAATGGCTATCCTCAGCAGCTCTCTGGCCAGGAAATCCACCCAATGGCACGCATCGTCGCAATCACTGATACCTATGATGCGCTGACGACCAAACGCTCCTACAATCAACCGATGACTCCCACAAATGCTCTGGAATTCATGAAGCACAAACTTGCCGCAAGATATGACCAGGACCTGATGAAGGCCATGTATGATGTCCTATTTCAGATGAACGCGGAAGCTTCAAAAAGTTCCTAGCGGAGAGGTGACTCTCGCTATTGCCCCAAGTCACCCGCCTCACACAGTTCAGTAC includes the following:
- a CDS encoding HD domain-containing protein; this encodes MSDQAYMKIRMASIHPSHPLPFDVYVCINGRYVHYLRSGDTITAAKIDSLEKKAPDSFFLRIEDRQPYKAYIHQQLSSDKIHGKDKALILRESSFSLVEELFESPNVARALQESRGIIDQFVSFIDAEPEAVSYLIGLSSHDFYTYTHSLDVSIYSLGLGQSASYQGEELKELGLGALFHDIGKRHVNVDIITKTGPLDESEWAEMQRHPTYGLKILTEQKGSTNLKACCFEHHESFLGNGYPQQLSGQEIHPMARIVAITDTYDALTTKRSYNQPMTPTNALEFMKHKLAARYDQDLMKAMYDVLFQMNAEASKSS
- the recG gene encoding ATP-dependent DNA helicase RecG, producing the protein MSLTIDTSVQYIKGVGPKLGGILSRRGINTVGDLLEWFPRAYEDHRAIRNIASLKAEQVVSLVAEVVSLRSSALGRTGKRMFEMMVKDQTGRVSCKFFRIPHKGFFDKFQTYDKIRIIGKVSDYRGRMEFLHPEIHHAQVGIEETDSLVPIYTETEGLSPSKIRKIISTALDSSSLEDSLPTWMYRDFQLLEWPHALREIHQPPKNAADLFLSFKSPAQQRMIFEDFFWMELLLVMRRAELGREKAFQVKSHSSLVDSIREGLAFQLTSAQIRAFTEIVTDLQKQHPMHRLVQGDVGCGKTIVALLAAAQVADSGYQTCLMVPTEILATQHFQNWQKKLEPFGLGGKVTLLTSQVKEPTKKEIYNKLASGEIDIVIGTQALLQSSVQFKQLGLVIVDEQHRFGVEQRVTLKEKGISPHFLLMTATPIPRSLAMTLYGDLDISVIDELPLGRQSILTRVTHEAKRNLIWEFLEKQVNQGRQAYVVYPLVEESEKIDLKNATAEFEKLRTKFPQFSFGLLHGKMKSVEKDQTMQEFREGRIQVLVATTVIEVGVDVPNANIMIIEHAERFGLSQLHQLRGRVGRGEYKSYCILVLGSAVSDEARRRVEIMERSGDGFKIAEADLELRGPGEFLGTRQSGLLGFKIADLVRDFGTLEKARAAAVKLIEIDPDLKKPEHQKLQRQLKLKQSNLWG
- a CDS encoding S8 family serine peptidase; its protein translation is MVSRMIVTASLLAWSQFGLAGQVLKFQRGEIPTVDKEILGALRLEANHNQEVQTRLHVIQFKQIIRDQDRKMLQDNGLKIYNYIPDDAYVVEGSPDRILELSLRPEIQAVLPMMPMWKKSADLPRVSVFNRKNQAIVMVQLNQDSQEQEFRDHLKGLDGAEILDGEGNAYYLKIELSQIDQLARMDEVIWIQAFSQMRLQYMNFPENSSFGGFEINPQAGDYTDLTGFESGTKIMGFEEAWKRGFDGRGQQVAMADTGLDSGDIPSVIGEFQGQVKKGYSYGIGASNWSDAMGHGTHVAGSVMSNGATSGGRIRGGAFAAEMIPEGMWSPIINNLTVPAKLNKLFASVYSDGARIHTNSWGGGQIAGAYDSYAFQADEFIWANPDMLVLFAAGNNGVDRSKDGRVDENSMASPGSAKNVLTIGASENLIAQGGIQRKLGELMGGEPWGVEPLKNDTLSNNADGMAAFSSRGPCLDGRIKPDVVAPGTNVVSTCSTVKGASPLWGNYNPSYCYSGGTSMSTPLVAGAAAVLRQYLSQEWGNANPSAALMKGILIATADDMYPGQYGIGPSQELPKSAPNNHEGYGRVNIERATTPKILESYYALIDQNQGLGTGEIFTEKVKVSAGKVKVTLVYTDAPGAPNAAKALVNNLDLEVEIGPPPAVGQFPPLGQGSLPTTLVSKNSTDNIEQLILDQAAAGELTIKVVGTNIPKGRNGKQPFAVVVSK